The Zea mays cultivar B73 chromosome 7, Zm-B73-REFERENCE-NAM-5.0, whole genome shotgun sequence DNA segment ACGGTACACTCTTACTCGTCTGAAACCAAGGCATGGAGTGACAGGTCAAGCAAGTGGGGGCGAGGTGAAGAGGGCGGTGAATGGGAGCTGTGGGGTGAATCCGTGATTGGAGTCATGTGTGGCTGGGCTTTGGTCGATGGTCTGCTGCATTTTCTTGCCTTAGATCTTCAGAAACAAGAGAATGTGATAATTGCAGTGGATGGGGAAGGGGAAACTTGTAGGATTATCGGCTGGCATGGTAAGGATGTGGAAGCAATTGTTTTTATTGGTCAATCCCAAGACCGTCTACACTGCATCGGTGTGAATGCGCAATTAGATCAAGGCTCTGAAGTGCGCTTCACGCGGATGTCTATCTGGGTTCTTGAGGACTATGATATACAAGCATGGATCCTAAAGCACAATGTGAGCTCTTTGCAGTTCTTTGAATTACTGAGTCACCCAATCAAAGACTTCGATATTATGGCCATTCATCCAGATCACAATTCGTTCATCCTTGTTCAGCACTGGAACCAGAAACTTGTATCATATAACATGGATACTCAGGAACTGCGTGGTCTCTGCACTCTTGAAAAGGGCTATGTGGTTATTACCCCTTACATACCCTGTTTCTTGGAGTCATCGGTTCTTGCCACCAAACACTGAGGTTGTTGTTTCTGGGGGACTTCTCTGCATGTTCAACAAGAGCTTGATCATCCAAGTGTTTGGCAAACTAGCAGTGTGGGTAAATCTACTAGAATTAGGTGGTGCAAAGTTGGATTACATGTCTTTAGGTGATCTAGTCTGATGATGCTTTAATGTCCTTTCGTAATGCTTTGAGAAAGCTGTTTACAGGACAACATGGTTAGTTCCATGATATATCAGTGAGAAAGCTGTTTACAGGACAGCATGGTTAGTTCTATGATATATCAAATTAGATCACACTTAATTGCAGGCCAATTTAGGTATTAGCTTCGGTATTTTGTTGTGTTTATGCAATATTGAATGCGCACCTATGGTATtaccttgtgtcttgtgtgttctGCTTGTTGGCTTTTCTCCCTTTTTTTCTCTTCTTAAAATAATATTTCCTCCGTTCTAATTTATAATCTGTTTGACTTTTTATCCTAAGTTTAACCGTTGTCTTATTCAAAAAATTCATAATTATTGTTTATCTTTGATGTGATATTGTTTAGGATATAATATATTTTAAATGCGGCTTTGAATATTTTATTTTTTCCAAAAAAAATTGAATAGGCTAAAAGATGGCAAAAAAAGTCAAACGAGTTATAATTTGGGACTAGTTACGTGCACGTGCGTTGCGACGGTTTCTATTACATAATTATGGCTAGCGCGTGCGAACATCGGCCACACACAGCGCTGCAGCATCCAATTTGACAAAAATATAAGCCTAAAGCAAGAAGATAACAAGAGTACCATTCTATTTAAATGTGATACATAGTTCAAACAAGGTTCAAATATGTACAATAATACCAATCATAAAGATAAATCGATATAT contains these protein-coding regions:
- the LOC103632038 gene encoding uncharacterized protein; the encoded protein is MDCAKRRAVADLHNELMVEIFSRVPVKDLRRCTCVCKSWCNIITDPLNGKKLPQTLEGFFQGVVGGPHSYGQFTSLSGSGERVPPVDPSFSFITAVLPGVERMVLLDSCNGLLLFGCTREDKFGYIVTNPATKELMTVPASSGSCPPPPPFERDMDAGERYAHTFLMINPAVSSHFHLVQIWENRAVKEVETVHSYSSETKAWSDRSSKWGRGEEGGEWELWGESVIGVMCGWALVDGLLHFLALDLQKQENVIIAVDGEGETCRIIGWHGKDVEAIVFIGQSQDRLHCIGVNAQLDQGSEVRFTRMSIWVLEDYDIQAWILKHNVSSLQFFELLSHPIKDFDIMAIHPDHNSFILVQHWNQKLVSYNMDTQELRGLCTLEKGYVVITPYIPCFLESSVLATKH